The following proteins come from a genomic window of Candidatus Kuenenbacteria bacterium:
- the rpsS gene encoding 30S ribosomal protein S19 codes for MSRSLKKGPYVDQKLIKKITNKKPSEAGVVKTWSRDCTITPEMVGFTFGVHNGRQHVPVFVVENMVGHKLGEFSPTRRFIKHGGKKQREEEQAAAAKAATVAAPKKEDKK; via the coding sequence ATGAGCCGTTCACTCAAAAAAGGTCCTTATGTGGATCAAAAACTGATCAAAAAAATAACCAACAAGAAGCCATCTGAGGCTGGGGTTGTAAAAACTTGGTCCAGAGACTGTACTATCACCCCAGAAATGGTTGGTTTTACTTTTGGTGTCCACAATGGTCGCCAGCATGTTCCAGTCTTTGTCGTAGAAAATATGGTCGGACACAAATTGGGTGAATTTTCCCCAACCCGTAGATTTATCAAGCATGGCGGCAAAAAACAACGCGAGGAAGAACAGGCCGCCGCCGCCAAAGCCGCCACTGTCGCTGCTCCCAAAAAAGAAGATAAAAAATAA